A stretch of Pseudomonas taetrolens DNA encodes these proteins:
- a CDS encoding proline--tRNA ligase — MRTSQYLLATQKETPSDAVVISHQLMLRAGMIRKLASGLYTWLPMGLRIMRKAEAIVREEMNAAGALEVLMPSIQPAELWQESGRWEEYGPELLRLKDRHGREFCVGPTHEEVITDLCRNELNSYKQLPINLYQIQTKFRDEIRPRFGLMRGREFIMKDAYSFHADQASLQVTYDRMHQAYCNVFTRLGLNFRPVEADNGSIGGAGSHEFHVLAESGEDDIVFSNGSDYAANIEKAEAVPAETSRPAATEELRLVDTPDAKTIAQLVEGYNLPIEKTVKTLIVHAAEAGKLIALVIRGDHELNEIKAANHPLVASPLTMASDAELFAAIGAGAGSLGPLNLPLPCIIDRSVELMSDFGVGANIDDKHYFGVNWERDLPVPTVADLRNVVTGDPSPDGKGTLEIKRGIEVGHIFQLGTKYSEAMKCQVLGENGKPVTLAMGCYGIGVSRVVAAAIEQNNDANGIIWSDALAPFQVALVPLRYETEAVREATDNLYAQLTAAGFEVLLDDRDKKTSPGNKFADMELIGIPHRIVVSDRGLAEGNLEYKSRTEADAQALPVADVLAFLQARIRR; from the coding sequence ATGCGCACCAGTCAATATTTGCTCGCCACACAGAAAGAAACGCCTTCAGACGCGGTCGTTATCAGCCACCAGCTGATGCTGCGCGCCGGCATGATCCGTAAACTGGCTTCCGGCCTGTACACCTGGCTGCCCATGGGCCTGCGGATCATGCGCAAGGCAGAAGCCATTGTTCGCGAAGAAATGAACGCTGCCGGCGCCCTGGAAGTGTTGATGCCCAGCATCCAGCCGGCTGAGTTGTGGCAAGAGTCCGGTCGCTGGGAAGAGTACGGCCCGGAACTGCTGCGCCTGAAGGATCGCCACGGTCGTGAGTTCTGCGTTGGGCCAACCCACGAAGAAGTCATCACTGACCTGTGCCGCAACGAGTTGAACAGCTATAAGCAGCTGCCGATCAACCTGTACCAGATCCAGACCAAATTCCGTGATGAAATTCGCCCGCGCTTCGGCTTGATGCGTGGCCGTGAATTCATCATGAAGGACGCCTACTCGTTCCATGCTGACCAGGCATCGCTGCAGGTCACGTACGACCGCATGCACCAGGCCTACTGCAACGTGTTCACCCGCCTGGGCCTGAACTTCCGTCCAGTTGAAGCCGACAACGGCTCCATTGGCGGTGCCGGCTCTCACGAGTTCCACGTTCTGGCCGAGTCCGGCGAAGATGACATCGTGTTCAGCAACGGTTCCGACTACGCGGCCAACATCGAAAAGGCCGAAGCCGTTCCTGCCGAAACCTCGCGGCCTGCAGCCACTGAAGAGCTGCGCCTGGTCGATACTCCGGACGCCAAGACCATTGCTCAATTGGTAGAAGGCTACAACCTGCCAATCGAAAAAACTGTCAAGACGCTGATCGTTCACGCCGCCGAAGCAGGCAAGCTGATCGCTCTGGTGATCCGTGGCGATCACGAGCTCAACGAAATCAAGGCCGCCAACCACCCACTGGTAGCCAGCCCGCTGACCATGGCTTCAGACGCAGAACTGTTCGCCGCCATCGGCGCCGGTGCCGGCTCCCTGGGCCCGCTGAACCTGCCATTGCCGTGCATCATTGACCGTTCGGTTGAACTGATGAGCGACTTCGGCGTGGGTGCCAACATCGACGACAAGCACTACTTCGGCGTGAACTGGGAACGCGACCTGCCTGTACCGACCGTGGCCGACCTGCGTAACGTTGTCACCGGCGACCCTAGCCCGGACGGCAAAGGCACGCTGGAAATCAAGCGCGGCATCGAAGTGGGCCATATTTTCCAGCTGGGCACCAAGTACAGCGAAGCCATGAAGTGCCAGGTTCTGGGCGAAAACGGCAAGCCTGTCACCTTGGCGATGGGCTGCTATGGCATCGGTGTCTCCCGTGTCGTCGCCGCTGCCATCGAGCAGAACAACGACGCCAACGGCATTATCTGGAGCGACGCCCTGGCACCGTTCCAGGTTGCACTGGTGCCCCTGCGTTACGAAACCGAAGCCGTACGTGAAGCCACTGACAACCTCTACGCCCAACTGACGGCCGCCGGTTTTGAAGTACTGCTGGACGATCGCGACAAGAAAACCAGCCCGGGTAACAAGTTCGCAGACATGGAACTGATCGGCATCCCGCACCGGATCGTGGTCAGTGACCGCGGCCTCGCCGAAGGCAACCTCGAATACAAGAGCCGCACCGAAGCAGACGCTCAAGCGCTGCCCGTTGCCGATGTGCTTGCGTTCCTCCAGGCCCGTATCCGTCGCTGA
- the dinB gene encoding DNA polymerase IV: MTQRKIIHVDCDCFYAAIEMRDDPSLANKPMAVGGSADHRGVISTCNYEARAYGIRSAMASRHALKLCPDLIIVNGRMDAYKEASREIHGILRDYTELIEPLSLDEAYLDVSDSPHFAGSATRIAQDIRRRVSNQLHITVSAGVAPNKFLAKIASDWKKPNGLFVITPDQVDDFVSALPVNKLHGVGKVTADKLGRLGIETCLQLREWNKLALVREFGSFGERLWGLARGIDERLVQSDSRRQSVSVENTYDTDLPDLASCLEKLPELLATLNGRIARIDSSYRPGKPFVKVKFHDFTQTTLEQSGAGRDLESYQGLLSQAFARGARPVRLLGLGVRLQDLSGGHEQLELFKR, encoded by the coding sequence ATGACGCAGCGCAAAATCATCCACGTCGACTGTGACTGTTTCTATGCCGCTATTGAAATGCGTGATGACCCGAGCCTGGCGAACAAGCCGATGGCGGTGGGTGGCTCTGCGGATCATCGTGGCGTGATTTCTACCTGTAATTACGAAGCGCGGGCGTACGGCATACGCTCTGCGATGGCTTCCCGGCATGCACTCAAGCTGTGTCCGGATCTGATTATCGTCAATGGCCGAATGGACGCCTATAAAGAAGCGTCCCGAGAAATTCATGGCATCTTGCGTGATTACACCGAGCTGATTGAGCCGCTGTCATTGGATGAGGCTTATTTGGATGTTTCCGATAGCCCGCATTTTGCCGGTAGCGCCACGCGTATTGCCCAGGATATCCGGCGCCGGGTTTCCAATCAGCTGCACATCACTGTCTCCGCGGGTGTGGCGCCCAACAAGTTTTTGGCCAAAATCGCCAGTGACTGGAAGAAGCCCAACGGTCTGTTTGTGATTACTCCGGATCAGGTGGATGACTTTGTGTCGGCGCTGCCAGTCAATAAGTTGCATGGCGTAGGCAAGGTGACCGCAGACAAGCTCGGGCGCTTGGGTATCGAAACCTGTCTTCAGTTGCGCGAGTGGAACAAGCTGGCGCTGGTGCGTGAATTTGGCAGTTTCGGCGAGCGGCTATGGGGTTTGGCACGAGGGATAGATGAGCGGTTGGTGCAGAGCGACAGCCGACGTCAGTCTGTGAGTGTTGAAAACACTTACGACACGGATTTACCGGACCTGGCCAGTTGTCTGGAAAAGTTGCCCGAGCTGTTGGCCACTCTGAATGGACGCATTGCGCGTATCGACAGCAGCTATCGCCCAGGCAAGCCGTTCGTCAAAGTGAAGTTCCACGACTTTACCCAGACCACGCTAGAACAGTCCGGTGCCGGGCGGGATCTTGAGAGTTATCAGGGATTGCTGAGTCAGGCGTTTGCGCGCGGCGCCCGGCCCGTTCGGTTACTGGGGCTGGGCGTGCGTTTACAGGATTTAAGTGGTGGGCATGAACAGCTGGAGCTGTTCAAGCGTTAG